A genome region from Stenotrophomonas maltophilia includes the following:
- the btuB gene encoding TonB-dependent vitamin B12 receptor, translated as MKLQSRMLSLAVLAALPALAQAADDTTALDQILVTATRTPIALQDSIAPAQVIDRAQIESSQATSLQELLRGRAGINLTNAGGLGKQSSLFLRGTNSGHTVVLVDGVRINSADLGLAMYQDLPLAQIERVEIVRGPQSSLYGADAIGGVIQIFTRRNQGDFAPHFQLGGGSNGLREASGGIGGGTERGWFGADIAYQHSDGIDACRGSSSVFTAGCFADEHDRDGYRNLSKSLRGGYSFNDQWNVEGSALRADGKNHYDGYYNYSETRQQVLAGKVRYTPSERLAFTANVGRSDNESDNLGDSGARGNAQTHRDSASLQGDFGVAEGQLLSAGVDWSEDNLDGSSAGYLVDSRRNTGVFVQYQGRFGRHQLQASARNDDNQQFGNHATGSVGWAMGLGHGLRVNASYGTAFKAPTFSDLYDPWSGVSTLKPEKSKSANLGVSQQGQGWHWGLDVYETRIDDLITYDALTMKMQQVEKARIRGAELTGGLLLAGFDINAQLSYTDPRNRTGGSTQFDNWLPRRAQQTARLDIDRRFGNLRAGLTVQGAGKRYDNASNSVKVGGYGTLDLRAEYALTPSWSLLARAANVFDRRYETVAWFNQPGREYQLSVRYQPK; from the coding sequence ATGAAGCTGCAGTCCCGAATGCTGTCCCTGGCCGTGCTGGCCGCCCTGCCCGCGCTGGCCCAGGCCGCCGATGACACCACTGCGCTCGACCAGATCCTGGTCACCGCCACCCGTACCCCGATTGCCCTGCAGGACAGCATCGCGCCGGCACAGGTGATCGATCGCGCGCAGATCGAATCCAGCCAGGCCACCTCGCTGCAGGAACTGCTGCGCGGCCGCGCCGGCATCAACCTCACCAATGCCGGCGGGCTCGGCAAGCAGAGCTCTCTGTTCCTGCGCGGCACCAACTCGGGCCACACCGTGGTGCTGGTCGATGGCGTGCGCATCAACAGCGCCGACCTCGGCCTGGCCATGTACCAGGACCTGCCGCTGGCGCAGATCGAGCGCGTGGAAATCGTGCGTGGCCCGCAGTCGAGCCTGTACGGCGCTGACGCCATTGGTGGCGTGATCCAGATCTTCACCCGCCGCAACCAGGGCGACTTCGCCCCGCATTTCCAGCTTGGCGGCGGCAGCAACGGCCTGCGTGAAGCCAGCGGTGGCATCGGTGGCGGCACCGAACGCGGCTGGTTCGGCGCCGATATCGCCTACCAGCACTCCGATGGCATCGATGCCTGCCGCGGTTCTTCCTCGGTGTTCACTGCCGGCTGCTTTGCCGACGAACACGACCGCGACGGCTACCGCAACCTGTCCAAGAGCCTGCGCGGCGGCTACAGCTTCAACGACCAGTGGAACGTGGAAGGCAGCGCACTGCGCGCCGACGGCAAGAACCATTACGACGGTTACTACAACTATTCGGAAACCCGCCAGCAGGTGCTGGCCGGCAAGGTGCGCTACACCCCGTCCGAGCGCCTGGCATTCACCGCCAACGTCGGCCGCAGCGACAACGAGTCGGACAACCTCGGTGATTCCGGCGCGCGTGGCAACGCGCAGACCCACCGCGACAGCGCCTCGCTGCAGGGCGACTTCGGCGTGGCCGAGGGCCAGCTGCTGAGCGCAGGCGTGGACTGGAGCGAAGACAACCTGGATGGCAGCAGCGCGGGTTACCTCGTCGACAGCCGCCGCAACACCGGCGTATTCGTGCAGTACCAGGGCCGCTTCGGCCGCCACCAGCTGCAGGCCAGCGCGCGCAACGACGACAACCAGCAGTTCGGCAACCACGCCACCGGCAGCGTTGGCTGGGCGATGGGACTGGGCCATGGCCTGCGCGTCAATGCCAGCTACGGCACCGCGTTCAAGGCACCGACCTTCAGCGATCTGTACGACCCGTGGAGCGGCGTGTCGACGTTGAAACCGGAGAAGTCCAAGAGTGCCAACCTGGGTGTTTCGCAGCAGGGCCAGGGCTGGCATTGGGGCCTGGACGTGTATGAAACCCGCATCGATGATCTGATCACCTACGATGCGCTCACGATGAAGATGCAGCAGGTGGAGAAGGCGCGCATTCGCGGTGCCGAGCTGACTGGTGGCCTGCTGTTGGCCGGCTTCGACATCAACGCCCAGCTGAGCTACACCGACCCGCGCAACCGCACCGGCGGCAGCACCCAGTTCGACAACTGGCTGCCGCGCCGCGCGCAGCAGACCGCGCGCCTGGACATCGACCGCCGCTTCGGCAACCTCCGCGCCGGCCTGACCGTGCAAGGTGCCGGCAAGCGCTATGACAACGCCAGCAACTCGGTGAAGGTCGGCGGCTACGGCACCCTGGATCTGCGTGCCGAGTACGCGCTGACGCCGTCGTGGTCGCTGCTGGCGCGTGCCGCCAACGTGTTCGACCGCAGGTATGAGACGGTGGCGTGGTTCAACCAGCCGGGCCGTGAGTACCAGTTGAGCGTGCGTTACCAGCCGAAGTGA
- a CDS encoding histidine phosphatase family protein, which yields MILDLVRHAGNGRDEYLDGRSDPPQLAGLPQELIEAYAAQPWERVISSPRLRALHTAMALATPRGLDVEADEEWEELDFGDWDGQSLFDLPEDALAAFHADPHAFPPPNGESWGHFERRIARALDRLLDDDDPVPTLVVSHGGPLRMVLSQVCGLPMSLCWALRIDHGTRLRVWLERGEVGLVGELLELQQP from the coding sequence ATGATCCTCGACCTGGTCCGCCATGCCGGCAATGGCCGTGATGAATACCTTGATGGCCGCAGCGACCCACCGCAGCTGGCCGGCCTGCCGCAGGAACTGATCGAGGCATATGCCGCGCAGCCCTGGGAGCGGGTGATCAGCTCGCCGCGGTTGCGCGCGCTGCACACCGCCATGGCGCTGGCCACGCCGCGCGGGCTGGATGTGGAAGCGGATGAGGAATGGGAAGAGCTGGATTTCGGCGATTGGGACGGGCAGTCGCTGTTCGATCTGCCGGAGGACGCACTGGCGGCCTTCCACGCCGATCCGCATGCGTTCCCGCCGCCGAACGGCGAGAGCTGGGGACATTTCGAGCGGCGCATCGCGCGCGCGCTGGATCGCCTGCTTGATGACGATGACCCGGTGCCGACGCTGGTGGTCAGCCATGGTGGCCCGTTGCGCATGGTGCTGTCGCAGGTCTGCGGCCTGCCGATGTCGCTGTGCTGGGCCTTGCGAATCGACCACGGCACCCGCCTGCGGGTGTGGCTGGAGCGTGGCGAGGTCGGACTGGTGGGCGAGCTGCTGGAGCTGCAGCAGCCCTGA
- a CDS encoding TfoX/Sxy family protein, producing MSAPKLRNIGPKSAAWLRQVGLRSRDDLVAIGAVGAFVKVKRAGFKPSLNLLYSLEGALLDCHWQELSEPQREALVQDYEARIAAHPLKAAGPASGPVHEQRFDADDDAEDSLTQGADED from the coding sequence ATGAGCGCACCGAAGCTGCGCAACATCGGCCCGAAAAGTGCGGCGTGGCTGCGCCAGGTCGGCCTGCGCAGCCGCGACGACCTGGTCGCGATCGGAGCCGTCGGCGCCTTCGTCAAGGTCAAGCGCGCTGGCTTCAAGCCCAGCCTGAACCTGCTTTACTCGCTGGAAGGCGCGTTGCTGGACTGCCATTGGCAGGAGCTGAGCGAGCCACAGCGCGAGGCACTGGTGCAGGATTACGAAGCGCGCATCGCTGCGCATCCGCTGAAGGCAGCCGGCCCGGCCTCGGGCCCGGTGCATGAGCAGCGCTTCGATGCCGATGATGACGCTGAGGACAGCCTGACCCAAGGCGCGGACGAGGATTGA
- a CDS encoding GAF domain-containing protein has protein sequence MFANASLTGSKPEQYAQLLEQARGLVYGESDRVANAANLSALVYHALPDLNWVGFYLYDGKELVVGPFQGLPACVRIPLDKGVCGAAASQRVTQRVEDVDAFPGHIACDSASRSELVVPLLRGDELIGVFDIDSPKVGRFDAEDQAGLEAIARVFVEALG, from the coding sequence ATGTTCGCCAATGCCTCGCTCACCGGCAGCAAGCCGGAACAATACGCCCAGCTGCTGGAACAGGCCCGTGGCCTGGTCTACGGCGAGTCCGACCGCGTCGCCAACGCGGCCAACCTCTCTGCGCTGGTCTACCACGCCCTGCCCGACCTGAACTGGGTGGGCTTCTACCTGTACGACGGCAAGGAGCTGGTGGTCGGCCCGTTCCAGGGCCTGCCGGCCTGCGTGCGCATCCCGCTGGACAAGGGCGTGTGCGGCGCCGCCGCCAGCCAGCGCGTGACCCAGCGCGTGGAGGACGTCGATGCCTTCCCCGGCCACATCGCCTGCGATTCGGCCTCGCGCTCGGAACTGGTGGTGCCGCTGCTGCGCGGTGATGAACTGATCGGCGTGTTCGATATCGACAGCCCGAAGGTCGGCCGCTTCGACGCCGAGGATCAGGCCGGGCTGGAAGCCATCGCCCGCGTGTTCGTCGAGGCGTTGGGATGA
- the bioD gene encoding dethiobiotin synthase: MPLPATLPPALFVTGTDTGIGKTATSTALLHALRRRGLRAVGMKPVASGSEDLGQGLRNEDALALQAASWPVPDYADLNPYALRQPLAPELAAAEDGVQVELAPIVAAFERLRAQADVVVVEGVGGWLAPVSATLDQLDLVRALKLPVLLVVGMRLGCVNHARLTAQSLQASGVDCLGWIGNHIDPAMQRQDENIATLRQRLPMPSWARLPYLPGADGQILSTHLLE, translated from the coding sequence ATGCCGTTGCCCGCCACGCTGCCGCCCGCCCTGTTCGTCACCGGCACCGATACCGGGATCGGCAAGACCGCCACCAGTACCGCCCTGCTGCATGCGTTGCGCCGGCGCGGCCTGCGCGCGGTCGGGATGAAGCCGGTGGCCAGCGGCAGTGAGGACTTGGGGCAGGGCCTGCGCAACGAGGACGCGCTGGCGCTGCAGGCGGCCAGCTGGCCGGTGCCGGACTACGCGGACCTGAACCCCTATGCGCTGCGGCAGCCGTTGGCACCGGAGCTGGCCGCTGCCGAGGATGGCGTGCAGGTGGAGTTGGCGCCGATCGTGGCTGCGTTCGAACGACTGCGTGCGCAGGCCGATGTCGTGGTGGTGGAGGGTGTTGGTGGTTGGCTGGCGCCGGTATCGGCCACGCTGGATCAGCTCGATCTGGTGCGCGCGCTGAAGTTGCCGGTGCTGCTGGTGGTGGGCATGCGGCTGGGCTGCGTGAACCATGCGCGGCTGACCGCGCAATCACTGCAGGCCAGCGGCGTGGACTGCCTGGGCTGGATCGGCAACCACATCGACCCGGCCATGCAGCGCCAGGACGAGAACATCGCCACGCTGCGGCAGCGCCTGCCGATGCCGTCCTGGGCGCGCTTGCCGTACCTGCCGGGGGCGGATGGTCAGATCCTGAGTACGCACCTGCTCGAATGA
- a CDS encoding PLP-dependent aminotransferase family protein, with amino-acid sequence MDTDDQASMIPPRYQRLSDELAEAIHGGRLPVGSRLPSLRQMALQRRLSLNTVIAAYRQLEDAGLVIPRPKAGFEVAPRLSVPERSLRDVPSAPTAPLQQVLMARVLEAQRRPGVIDLAFAGPRGRQFYPGAQLAKHTAQVLRHGQQTVETYARPNGSPRLLAQIVRRGPRMGLHTHAERLLLTHGAMEALQLALRAVTQPGDAVGIEAPSYFNLYPLLANLGLQAIELPTHPQHGLDVDALDAMLEHTPLAALVVMPTVHNPLGCTMQTADKQRLAELVNARQLPLIEDAVYAELQFCEPPAPLLKAFDRDGWVMVVGGFSKTLAPDYRIGWLDGGRFAERIALLKFQSTGGEPQLLGDAVAAYLEAGSYEHHLHRMRRLYREQVGRLRQLVAEHFPAGTRATEPQGGFLLWLELPGVDTRELFERALNEDIVFMPGQVYSRGARYRHCLRLSCCQTLDARFIGAVERLGAIAGDLAVRQLL; translated from the coding sequence ATGGATACAGATGACCAGGCCTCGATGATTCCCCCCCGCTACCAGCGGCTGTCCGATGAACTGGCCGAGGCCATCCACGGCGGCCGGCTTCCAGTAGGCAGCCGCCTGCCCTCGCTGCGGCAGATGGCGTTGCAGCGCCGGCTCAGCCTGAACACGGTGATCGCCGCCTACCGCCAGCTGGAAGACGCCGGCCTGGTGATTCCCCGGCCCAAGGCTGGCTTCGAGGTCGCGCCACGGCTGTCGGTGCCGGAACGGTCGTTGCGCGATGTGCCCTCGGCGCCCACCGCACCGCTGCAGCAGGTGCTGATGGCGCGCGTGCTTGAGGCGCAGCGCCGCCCGGGCGTGATCGATCTGGCCTTCGCCGGCCCGCGCGGTCGCCAGTTCTACCCCGGCGCGCAGCTGGCCAAGCACACCGCGCAGGTACTGCGCCATGGCCAACAGACGGTGGAGACCTACGCGCGCCCGAATGGTTCACCGCGGCTGCTGGCGCAGATCGTGCGCCGTGGTCCGCGCATGGGCCTGCACACCCACGCCGAGCGCCTGCTGCTGACCCACGGTGCAATGGAAGCGCTGCAGCTGGCGTTGCGTGCAGTGACCCAGCCCGGCGACGCGGTCGGCATCGAAGCACCGTCCTACTTCAATCTGTACCCGTTGCTGGCCAACCTCGGCCTGCAGGCCATCGAACTACCCACCCACCCGCAGCACGGCCTGGACGTCGACGCGCTGGATGCGATGCTGGAGCACACGCCGCTGGCCGCGCTGGTGGTGATGCCCACGGTGCACAACCCGCTGGGCTGCACCATGCAGACCGCAGACAAACAGCGCCTGGCCGAGCTGGTCAACGCGCGGCAGCTGCCGTTGATCGAAGATGCGGTGTACGCCGAGCTGCAGTTCTGCGAGCCGCCGGCGCCACTGCTGAAGGCGTTTGATCGCGACGGCTGGGTGATGGTCGTCGGCGGCTTCTCCAAGACGCTGGCGCCGGATTACCGCATCGGCTGGCTGGATGGCGGTCGCTTCGCCGAACGCATCGCGCTGCTGAAGTTCCAGTCCACCGGTGGCGAGCCACAGCTGCTGGGTGATGCGGTGGCGGCCTATCTGGAAGCGGGCAGCTACGAACACCACCTGCATCGCATGCGTCGCCTGTACCGTGAACAGGTTGGACGACTACGCCAACTGGTGGCCGAGCACTTCCCGGCCGGCACCCGCGCCACTGAACCGCAGGGCGGTTTCCTGCTGTGGCTGGAACTGCCGGGCGTGGATACGCGCGAGCTGTTCGAGCGTGCATTGAACGAGGACATCGTGTTCATGCCTGGCCAGGTGTATTCACGTGGCGCGCGGTATCGCCATTGCCTGCGGCTGTCGTGTTGCCAGACGCTGGATGCGCGCTTCATTGGCGCAGTGGAGCGGCTGGGTGCGATCGCGGGGGACCTGGCAGTGCGCCAGCTCCTGTAG
- the msrA gene encoding peptide-methionine (S)-S-oxide reductase MsrA, whose protein sequence is MKLSFEQGVAAGVAGLVAAALIAGVLLVDHGAIAAPVDASAQAKALPAPSGDAAFRDDATHASVVFAGGCFWGVQGVFQHVKGVSNAVSGYIGGSAANARYERVSSGQTGHAEAVKIDYDPRQVSYGQLMQVFFSVAHDPTQLNRQGPDHGSQYRSAIFTDDARQQAASRAYIAQLGQAGSYRAPIVTQLVSGQRFYPAESYHQNYMTNYPQAAYIRYYDAPKLAALGKQFPALYRRDAVLVPMR, encoded by the coding sequence ATGAAACTCTCCTTTGAACAGGGCGTTGCTGCTGGCGTTGCCGGATTAGTGGCCGCGGCACTCATCGCCGGTGTGTTGCTGGTTGACCACGGCGCCATCGCGGCACCGGTCGACGCCAGCGCGCAGGCCAAGGCGCTGCCTGCCCCCAGCGGCGATGCCGCCTTCCGCGATGACGCCACCCACGCCAGCGTGGTGTTTGCCGGTGGCTGCTTCTGGGGTGTGCAGGGTGTGTTCCAGCACGTCAAGGGTGTGAGCAATGCGGTCTCCGGCTACATCGGTGGCAGCGCTGCCAACGCGCGTTACGAACGGGTCAGCAGCGGCCAGACCGGCCACGCCGAGGCGGTGAAGATCGACTACGACCCGCGCCAGGTCAGCTACGGGCAGCTGATGCAGGTGTTCTTCTCGGTGGCGCACGACCCGACCCAGCTCAACCGCCAGGGGCCCGACCACGGCAGCCAGTACCGTTCGGCGATCTTCACTGACGATGCCCGCCAGCAGGCCGCCAGCCGCGCCTACATCGCCCAGCTCGGCCAGGCCGGCAGCTACCGCGCACCGATCGTCACCCAGCTGGTCAGCGGCCAGCGTTTCTATCCGGCCGAGAGCTACCACCAGAACTACATGACCAACTACCCGCAGGCGGCCTACATCCGCTACTACGACGCGCCGAAGCTGGCCGCCCTGGGCAAGCAGTTTCCGGCGCTGTACCGGCGCGATGCGGTGCTGGTGCCGATGCGCTGA
- a CDS encoding cytochrome c biogenesis protein DipZ → MLLLLLAYLGGALTLLSPCILPVLPFVFARADRPFLRSTLPLLLGMAITFTVVASLAAVGSQWVAQANQIGRWIALLLMALFALALLWPRLADHLLAPFQRVGARLSARADAADAAGHGGAWTSLLIGIATGLLWAPCAGPILGLVLTGAALHGASVGTSTLLLAYALGAITALALAVWVGGRVFRALQARLGLGDVLRKVLGVAALLAVVAIGLGWDTGLLTRLSTVSTARIEQGLLDAVPGAQPAASPMMMMAGPDAGADAPLPVEGALPALDGATGWLNSPPLTAQQLRGKVVLVDFWTYSCINCLRAMPFVHEWERRYREHGLVVIGVHTPEFAFERDPRNVMKAVQQLKVEYPVALDNQYTIWRAFNNRYWPAQYFVDAQGNIRGHQFGEGNYARSEQVIRRLLTEAGQTNLPPPADPAAADLQGVAVQADMGNLRSPETYLGHARAEQFASPGGQRGDTAFDYTLPATLALNQWGLSGRWTVTDEAAQLQQAGGRIAFQFHARDLHLVLAPGQEGKPVRFRVLLDGKPLPAADAGSDVGADGSGVVNEHRLYQLVRQRGTVGPHRFEIEFLDAGVQAYAFTFG, encoded by the coding sequence ATGCTGCTGTTGCTGCTTGCCTATCTGGGGGGCGCGCTGACCCTGCTCAGCCCGTGCATCCTGCCGGTACTACCGTTCGTGTTCGCACGTGCCGACCGCCCCTTCCTGCGTAGCACGCTGCCGCTGCTGCTGGGCATGGCAATCACCTTCACCGTGGTCGCCAGCCTGGCCGCGGTGGGCAGCCAATGGGTGGCACAGGCCAACCAGATCGGACGCTGGATCGCCTTGCTGCTGATGGCGCTGTTCGCGCTGGCATTGCTGTGGCCGCGGCTGGCCGACCATCTGCTGGCGCCGTTCCAGCGCGTGGGTGCGCGGCTGAGCGCGCGTGCAGATGCCGCCGATGCCGCAGGTCATGGCGGCGCATGGACCTCGCTGCTGATCGGCATCGCCACTGGCCTGCTGTGGGCACCCTGCGCCGGGCCCATCCTCGGCCTGGTGCTGACCGGTGCCGCGCTGCACGGCGCCAGCGTCGGCACCAGCACGCTGCTGCTGGCCTACGCGCTGGGCGCCATCACCGCGCTGGCGCTGGCGGTATGGGTGGGTGGCCGCGTGTTCCGCGCGCTGCAGGCGCGGCTTGGCCTCGGCGACGTACTGCGCAAGGTGCTGGGCGTGGCCGCGCTGCTGGCGGTGGTGGCGATCGGGCTTGGCTGGGATACCGGCCTGCTGACCCGCCTGTCCACGGTCAGCACCGCGCGCATCGAACAGGGCCTGCTGGATGCCGTTCCTGGTGCGCAGCCGGCAGCATCGCCGATGATGATGATGGCGGGTCCCGATGCGGGTGCCGATGCACCGCTACCGGTCGAAGGCGCCCTGCCCGCGCTGGACGGTGCCACAGGCTGGCTCAACAGTCCGCCGCTGACGGCCCAGCAACTGCGCGGCAAGGTGGTGCTGGTCGATTTCTGGACGTACTCCTGCATCAACTGCCTGCGCGCGATGCCGTTCGTGCACGAATGGGAACGCCGCTACCGCGAACACGGGCTGGTGGTGATCGGCGTGCATACGCCCGAGTTCGCCTTCGAGCGTGACCCGCGCAACGTCATGAAGGCGGTGCAGCAGCTGAAGGTCGAGTACCCGGTGGCGCTCGACAACCAGTACACGATCTGGCGCGCGTTCAACAACCGCTACTGGCCGGCGCAGTACTTCGTTGATGCGCAGGGCAACATCCGCGGCCACCAGTTCGGCGAAGGCAACTACGCACGCTCGGAACAGGTGATCCGCCGCCTGCTGACAGAGGCCGGCCAGACGAATCTGCCGCCGCCAGCCGATCCCGCCGCCGCGGACCTGCAGGGCGTGGCCGTGCAGGCCGACATGGGCAATCTGCGCTCGCCGGAAACCTACCTCGGCCACGCCCGTGCCGAGCAGTTCGCCTCACCCGGTGGGCAACGCGGCGACACCGCGTTCGACTACACATTGCCGGCCACCCTGGCGTTGAACCAGTGGGGCCTGTCCGGACGCTGGACCGTTACCGACGAGGCTGCGCAACTACAGCAGGCCGGTGGCCGCATCGCCTTCCAGTTCCATGCGCGCGACCTGCACCTGGTGCTGGCGCCGGGCCAGGAAGGAAAGCCAGTGCGCTTCCGCGTCCTGCTGGATGGCAAGCCGCTGCCCGCTGCCGATGCCGGCAGTGATGTCGGCGCCGATGGCAGCGGCGTGGTCAACGAGCACCGTTTGTACCAGCTGGTGCGCCAACGCGGCACGGTCGGCCCGCACCGCTTCGAGATCGAATTCCTCGATGCGGGCGTGCAGGCCTATGCCTTCACCTTCGGTTGA
- the msrB gene encoding peptide-methionine (R)-S-oxide reductase MsrB, which produces MSLTRRHLLGLGGVATAAGLLGLGACSRAAPAAAEARPARQFEVMHSDADWRQRLTPAQYAVLRQQATERPYSSPLNKEHRQGTFACAGCALPLFSSSTKFESGTGWPSFWAPLHNAIGEDRDVTFGMLRVEVHCRRCGGHLGHVFNDGPRPTGLRYCMNGAAMVFVPGAGEGTADGWRVPVGSSTTSGA; this is translated from the coding sequence ATGTCCCTCACCCGCCGCCACCTGCTGGGCTTGGGCGGTGTTGCCACCGCCGCCGGCCTGCTCGGCCTGGGGGCCTGCAGCCGTGCCGCCCCAGCCGCCGCTGAAGCACGTCCGGCACGACAGTTCGAGGTCATGCACAGCGATGCCGACTGGCGCCAGCGCCTGACCCCGGCGCAGTACGCGGTGCTGCGCCAGCAGGCCACCGAGCGCCCGTACAGCAGCCCGCTCAACAAGGAGCACCGGCAGGGCACGTTTGCCTGCGCCGGCTGTGCGCTGCCCCTGTTCTCCTCCTCCACCAAGTTCGAGAGCGGCACCGGCTGGCCCAGCTTCTGGGCGCCGCTGCACAACGCCATCGGCGAAGACCGCGACGTCACCTTCGGCATGCTGCGGGTGGAAGTGCACTGCCGCCGCTGCGGCGGCCATCTCGGCCACGTGTTCAACGACGGCCCGCGCCCGACCGGGCTGCGCTACTGCATGAACGGTGCGGCCATGGTGTTCGTTCCCGGTGCCGGAGAGGGCACCGCTGACGGCTGGCGCGTGCCGGTCGGTTCTTCCACCACTTCCGGAGCCTGA